A genomic region of Oncorhynchus keta mitochondrion, complete genome contains the following coding sequences:
- the COX3 gene encoding cytochrome c oxidase subunit III (TAA stop codon is completed by the addition of 3' A residues to the mRNA), protein MAHQAHAYHMVDPSPWPLTGAIAALLLTSGTAVWFHFHSLTLLSLGNVLLLLTMYQWWRDIIREGTFQGHHTPPVQKGLRYGMILFITSEVFFFLGFFWAFYHASLAPTPELGGCWPPTGITTLDPFEVPLLNTAVLLASGVTVTWAHHSIMEGERKQTIQALTLTILLGFYFTFLQGMEYYEAPFTIADGVYGSTFFVATGFHGLHVIIGSTFLAVCLLRQIQYHFTSEHHFGFEAAAWYWHFVDVVWLFLYVSIYWWGS, encoded by the coding sequence ATGGCACACCAAGCACACGCATACCACATGGTTGACCCAAGCCCCTGACCTCTGACCGGCGCAATTGCCGCCCTTTTGCTTACATCAGGCACTGCAGTCTGATTCCACTTCCACTCGCTCACTCTACTGTCCCTGGGTAATGTTCTACTACTCCTCACCATATACCAGTGGTGACGAGATATCATCCGAGAAGGTACCTTTCAAGGACATCATACACCCCCGGTCCAAAAAGGATTACGATATGGCATAATCTTATTTATTACCTCCGAAGTATTCTTTTTCCTCGGCTTCTTCTGAGCCTTCTACCACGCTAGCCTCGCCCCCACACCTGAATTAGGGGGTTGCTGACCCCCCACAGGCATTACTACTTTAGACCCCTTTGAGGTCCCACTTCTTAATACTGCGGTCCTTCTAGCATCTGGTGTTACCGTTACATGAGCCCACCACAGCATCATAGAGGGGGAACGAAAACAAACCATTCAAGCTCTCACCCTCACCATCTTGCTGGGGTTCTACTTCACTTTCCTCCAGGGCATAGAATACTACGAAGCCCCCTTTACAATCGCTGACGGCGTATACGGCTCCACTTTCTTTGTCGCCACAGGATTCCACGGCCTACACGTAATCATCGGCTCTACTTTTCTGGCTGTTTGCCTTCTACGACAAATTCAATACCATTTCACATCTGAACATCATTTTGGCTTTGAAGCCGCTGCTTGATATTGACACTTTGTAGACGTTGTGTGACTCTTCCTATACGTTTCTATTTACTGATGAGGCTCATA